Proteins encoded in a region of the Methanobrevibacter millerae genome:
- a CDS encoding Ig-like domain-containing protein, producing MLKIKYNNIILYFSLLLIFILSLSFVSATEENITISQDLISNSVDNVIGINHNEIYVNVSNNGYANGSYDAPYSNLNEAIQSGGDNSTIILMEGTYKGSLNNALTIDKNLTIQSMSGNVVIDGENKYGFFNILNSNSLKLYNLTFINGFADVNSKNTAIITNYGDLALDHVSFKKMSSFMGLIFNNADLRIYNSQFSDISSSTLAQVLVNLGNATISNSNLNFKSGNGVEATLYNAKSISVKNSKVGQLISNYDYDSGKNYGININVENSIINNLQQENGILTAFNSTFGELRIHNSNVTFNRVTTLSGRFSNSFLLSNSTLNAVSSIFNDGINSFSSKVNVTYSIILGTVSGNGGISEVYAPLNWWGDNHGPNIQYAKTSADNWIVMTFENKNSPIPVGTADPFTVSLNKYSDGKSLFKLDDVDLLPIRQVKFESQNGRFQQGSAFLSNAVFNNYLLENTESSLVYAIIDSQRLRLVVGTGLTDYELYVSPTRGSNGYGDGSYESPYQTLDFTINKALNGNTIYLLNGTYSYSANSNLVINKNLTIVGLESAVMSRDNARNIFRIQSWGSLTIKNITFTVLSQGYGDSLFVVNGGKLAIENSKFENVESSSIIDGRGVVEVINSSFYKNRGAIMTGSASFYVNNITVESASKYYTNAIYKNYNYLFPIDGSIEIYNSIFRKNELGIIYMHPIVVLSASLSEYSSYSSYAYVENSSFIDNTFKFNSMNYYSDTYGFYISEDHGSFAGFINNSVFVNNYGPLGRFNSINSSVFVGNKLAAIKSLEVNNSYFENNSNIIKEGNSYKGDGLVTADTVINSTFISNNAAYGGALYNAKEVHYSVFVNNSAYYEGNDIFSYSGDVDYSSNWWGDNQKPNSKKIYLFLGNLKLDNWIVMSLVNLSKDSIKVALDSLVDENGKVVKLNYVINQRPVFLSCLNAIIQPLNSTLSNNILYANITHADTSKDVNVFARIDNQILDLSLVDTSTMILMENSVFYGGNNRYGFNLINVNSYKISNQTLTVEILDSKNKTVTFDVISDDNGYYEFNFQYPVGLYTINVYYNGNGYFEASNNTAYVNVLSSPTYVVTQNKTYYGKNNNFNAILNDVNGYGIINRTIQFKIVNSKGEIKTVDAVTNEFGRADLLLSLDVGKYNIEASFNGDAWYLPSKSKSQITIRPVNSTIDVPDVVFYGTGNVYNITLKDEHGTLIRGENINVVITQGNLSDKFSLRTNNDGVAQLTINYLPGNYNIRATYAGDNIYGSAEGSAVITIEKVISIISGFHHVTIPINGVYDVVLSDMYGRFIPNETIIMNLYKGNVIKTLSRVTDGNGAATFVINENEGSYLATLDYAGNIWYEDSTAAATIIVSNKTVIEQISMNASDLAQYYSENKYFVISFNDPNAFSQYGKTILATISSDKIVETYKLTTDAFGQARMQIKLLPGTYNITYRYTNEYYGIFCEKTNNILVYDMPTSIYASDVIMKVGDNKYLEIFLKDKNNHPLTNMPINVDINGTKYNVTTNNEGLARLLINKGIGNYLASFSMSAANYISSKSDARILVVDSDKTSTYLNGKDQTTCDNESLEFKVVLKDLLDNPITGANILINVSTITGELINSYQKNTDNSGEALFRFRLKYGDYLVSAAYAGSQKYLESFTTNYIKVLPSDNLTKTILKGNFLQNNTYEVILIDEYNNLLSGKQIIFKINNKSYSGVTDKNGISNVDLGFIAGMYNIHAIFDGDNTYEKSETSDSTVISGNSTYLFVFNLVKYYRNGTQFYAQLLDYLGSPLSDKLLTISINGTNYTNITDKNGWVSLKIDLKPGFYNVATSYVSDNVSENAYKTSTITVLSTVIGQDLVKYYMDSSQFRVKLLQGDGTPIANKNISMNLSGIFYTCLSDENGTARLNIDLEPGTYDITVQNPYDGLLESFNITVLSYSVLKNSSFNGVLINTTYKLSLVDDNGVGIANAAVNVKVNDKNYNVSTDGNGDVFINLGSNGGIYEIHAAFNGNPAYKESSFDDTIIISGNLTYIFAYDIVKYYRNGTQFNAQLVDYLGNPLSGKRINITINGQEYVRTSDKGGWITFNINLNPGNYSIACAYYADNPEENSFAVAKITVLPVIFGDNLVKYYKNDSQFYVKIIDGTGSSIVGKNVTMNINGVFYNRVTNDEGIARLNINLVPGEYILTAYNPYGNFAESFNITVLPTIMGADIVKYYKNDTQYCVQLLDDKGNPLVNKNVTMNINGVFYTRTTNDLGIARLNINLAPGEYILTAIHPNGLRITNKITVLHVLSADDLKMKYRDGSKFRILLLDGNGKPFADKSIKFNINGVFYNRMTDKNGFAYLNINLMAGKYIISSSYNGCTISNTIIIN from the coding sequence GTGTTAAAAATTAAATATAATAATATAATTCTATATTTTTCATTATTATTAATTTTTATTCTTTCATTATCCTTTGTTAGTGCTACAGAGGAAAATATAACAATATCACAGGATTTAATATCAAATTCTGTTGATAATGTTATAGGAATAAATCATAATGAAATTTATGTAAATGTTTCGAATAACGGATATGCAAATGGTAGTTATGATGCTCCATATTCAAATTTAAACGAAGCTATTCAATCTGGTGGAGATAATTCAACTATTATTTTGATGGAAGGTACCTATAAAGGTTCTTTAAACAATGCTTTAACGATTGATAAGAATTTAACTATACAGTCAATGTCAGGAAATGTTGTCATTGACGGTGAAAATAAATATGGATTTTTCAATATTTTAAATTCCAATTCTCTAAAATTGTATAATTTGACTTTTATCAACGGTTTTGCTGATGTAAATTCAAAAAATACTGCTATCATTACAAATTATGGTGATTTGGCTTTAGATCATGTATCATTTAAAAAGATGAGTTCTTTTATGGGTCTTATCTTTAACAATGCTGATTTAAGAATATATAACTCACAATTCAGTGATATTTCTTCTTCAACATTGGCTCAGGTACTAGTTAATCTTGGAAATGCAACAATTTCAAATTCAAATTTGAATTTCAAATCAGGCAATGGTGTGGAGGCTACATTATATAATGCTAAATCAATCAGCGTTAAAAATTCAAAAGTTGGGCAATTGATTTCTAATTATGATTATGATAGTGGAAAAAATTACGGGATTAACATCAATGTTGAAAACTCCATCATTAACAATTTACAGCAAGAAAATGGAATTTTAACTGCATTCAATTCTACCTTTGGCGAGTTAAGAATTCACAATTCCAATGTAACTTTCAATAGAGTCACTACTTTAAGCGGAAGATTTTCAAATTCCTTTTTGTTATCTAACTCTACATTAAATGCTGTTTCATCAATATTCAATGATGGGATAAATTCATTTTCATCAAAAGTTAATGTAACTTACAGTATTATTTTGGGTACTGTCAGTGGCAATGGTGGTATAAGTGAAGTTTATGCTCCTTTAAACTGGTGGGGAGATAATCATGGTCCTAATATTCAATATGCAAAAACTTCTGCAGATAATTGGATTGTAATGACTTTTGAAAATAAAAATTCACCAATTCCTGTAGGAACAGCGGATCCATTCACTGTTAGTCTAAATAAATACAGTGACGGCAAATCATTATTCAAATTGGATGATGTGGACTTGCTTCCTATAAGGCAAGTAAAATTTGAATCACAAAACGGAAGATTCCAACAGGGTAGTGCATTTTTATCAAATGCTGTATTCAATAATTATTTATTGGAAAACACGGAAAGTTCACTTGTTTATGCAATAATAGACTCTCAAAGACTTAGATTAGTAGTTGGTACTGGATTAACTGATTATGAATTGTATGTCTCTCCAACTAGGGGAAGTAATGGATATGGTGATGGAAGTTATGAATCTCCTTACCAAACATTGGACTTTACAATCAACAAGGCATTAAATGGAAATACAATTTATCTGCTTAATGGAACATATTCATACAGTGCCAATTCAAATTTGGTAATTAATAAGAATTTGACCATTGTAGGTTTAGAATCTGCAGTAATGAGCAGGGATAATGCACGAAACATATTCAGAATACAGTCATGGGGAAGCCTTACAATAAAAAATATTACTTTTACAGTTCTTTCTCAGGGGTATGGTGATTCACTATTTGTGGTAAACGGAGGTAAATTAGCTATTGAAAATTCCAAATTTGAAAATGTAGAATCCTCATCAATCATTGACGGTAGAGGGGTGGTTGAAGTTATCAATTCATCATTCTATAAAAACAGAGGTGCAATAATGACTGGAAGTGCCAGTTTTTATGTAAATAATATTACAGTTGAATCAGCCTCAAAATATTATACTAATGCAATATATAAAAATTATAATTATCTCTTTCCAATTGATGGTTCTATAGAGATTTACAATTCAATTTTTAGAAAAAATGAATTGGGTATTATTTATATGCATCCTATTGTGGTATTGTCAGCTTCATTGTCTGAATATTCATCATATTCAAGTTATGCATATGTTGAAAACTCATCATTCATTGACAACACATTTAAGTTCAACTCCATGAATTATTACTCTGATACCTATGGATTTTACATTTCAGAAGACCACGGTTCCTTTGCTGGATTTATTAATAATTCTGTATTTGTAAATAATTATGGTCCTTTAGGTCGTTTTAACTCAATCAATTCATCAGTTTTTGTTGGAAACAAATTAGCTGCCATAAAATCATTGGAAGTGAATAATTCCTACTTTGAAAACAATTCCAATATCATAAAAGAAGGAAATTCATATAAAGGGGATGGCCTTGTAACTGCAGATACCGTTATAAATTCCACATTCATTTCAAACAATGCGGCTTATGGCGGTGCATTATACAATGCAAAAGAGGTTCATTATTCTGTCTTTGTAAATAACAGTGCTTATTATGAAGGTAATGACATATTTTCATATTCTGGTGATGTGGACTATTCATCTAATTGGTGGGGTGACAATCAAAAGCCTAACTCCAAAAAGATCTATCTGTTCTTAGGCAATTTGAAATTGGACAACTGGATAGTAATGAGTTTAGTTAATCTATCTAAAGACAGCATAAAAGTTGCTTTAGATTCATTGGTGGATGAAAATGGGAAAGTTGTTAAATTAAATTATGTTATTAATCAAAGACCTGTATTTTTATCATGTCTTAATGCAATTATACAGCCACTTAATTCAACACTCTCAAATAATATTCTTTATGCAAACATTACTCATGCTGACACCTCAAAAGATGTGAATGTTTTTGCAAGAATCGACAATCAGATTCTTGATTTATCTTTAGTTGATACAAGTACAATGATACTGATGGAAAATTCAGTATTTTATGGTGGAAACAACAGGTATGGATTTAATCTAATCAATGTAAATTCATATAAAATATCAAACCAGACATTGACAGTTGAAATTTTAGATTCTAAAAACAAAACAGTAACATTTGATGTCATAAGCGATGATAACGGATACTATGAGTTTAATTTCCAGTATCCTGTAGGTTTATATACAATAAATGTCTATTATAATGGAAACGGTTATTTCGAAGCATCAAATAATACTGCATATGTCAATGTTTTATCATCTCCAACATATGTTGTAACTCAAAACAAGACATATTACGGTAAAAACAATAATTTCAATGCAATTTTGAATGATGTGAACGGTTACGGAATAATAAACAGAACAATTCAATTCAAAATAGTCAATTCAAAAGGTGAGATTAAAACTGTTGATGCAGTTACAAATGAATTTGGCCGTGCAGATTTATTGTTGAGTCTGGATGTTGGAAAATATAATATTGAAGCAAGCTTCAACGGTGATGCATGGTATTTGCCTTCAAAATCAAAATCACAAATAACCATTCGTCCTGTAAATTCAACCATTGATGTACCGGATGTTGTATTTTATGGAACAGGCAATGTCTATAACATCACATTGAAAGATGAGCATGGAACACTGATACGCGGTGAAAATATCAATGTTGTAATTACACAGGGAAATCTCTCAGATAAGTTCTCCTTGAGAACAAATAATGATGGTGTTGCACAGCTTACGATAAACTATCTTCCAGGCAATTATAATATTCGGGCAACATATGCTGGAGATAATATTTATGGATCAGCTGAGGGTTCAGCAGTAATAACTATTGAAAAGGTTATTTCAATCATTTCAGGATTCCATCATGTAACAATACCAATAAACGGAGTTTATGATGTTGTCTTGAGTGATATGTATGGCAGATTCATTCCAAATGAAACAATAATTATGAATTTATACAAAGGAAACGTAATTAAAACTTTAAGTCGTGTTACTGATGGAAACGGTGCTGCAACATTTGTAATAAATGAAAATGAAGGTTCATATCTGGCAACTTTGGATTATGCAGGAAATATCTGGTATGAAGATTCAACAGCTGCCGCTACAATTATTGTAAGCAACAAAACTGTAATAGAACAGATTTCAATGAATGCAAGTGACCTGGCACAATATTATAGTGAGAATAAATACTTTGTAATTTCATTCAATGACCCTAATGCTTTCAGTCAGTATGGTAAAACAATTCTTGCAACAATTTCTTCAGATAAAATTGTAGAAACATATAAATTGACAACTGATGCATTCGGCCAAGCACGTATGCAAATCAAGCTCCTTCCTGGTACTTACAACATTACTTATCGTTATACCAATGAATATTATGGAATATTTTGTGAAAAAACTAATAATATTCTTGTTTATGATATGCCGACTTCAATATATGCCTCTGATGTTATAATGAAGGTTGGAGACAATAAGTATTTGGAAATATTCTTGAAGGATAAAAATAATCATCCTTTAACAAATATGCCAATAAATGTTGATATTAATGGTACAAAATACAATGTAACAACAAATAATGAAGGATTGGCACGTTTATTAATCAATAAAGGAATTGGAAATTATTTGGCTTCATTTTCTATGAGTGCAGCTAATTACATATCATCCAAATCTGATGCTCGAATATTGGTTGTTGATTCAGATAAAACCTCAACTTATCTCAATGGAAAAGATCAAACGACTTGTGATAATGAAAGTTTAGAATTTAAAGTTGTTTTAAAGGATTTGTTGGATAATCCAATTACTGGAGCAAATATTTTAATCAATGTTTCAACAATAACTGGTGAATTAATCAATTCCTATCAAAAGAATACGGATAATTCAGGTGAAGCATTATTCAGATTCAGGTTAAAATATGGTGATTATCTGGTATCTGCTGCTTATGCGGGTTCACAGAAATACCTTGAAAGCTTTACAACAAATTATATTAAGGTTTTACCTTCAGATAACTTAACCAAAACAATTTTAAAAGGTAATTTTTTACAAAACAACACCTATGAAGTTATTCTCATTGATGAATATAATAATCTGCTTTCAGGAAAACAAATAATATTTAAAATCAACAATAAAAGCTATTCTGGAGTAACTGATAAAAATGGTATTTCAAATGTTGATTTAGGATTCATTGCAGGTATGTATAATATCCATGCTATATTTGATGGGGATAACACTTATGAAAAATCTGAAACTTCAGATTCCACAGTCATTTCAGGCAATTCAACTTACTTGTTTGTATTTAATCTGGTTAAATATTACCGGAACGGAACTCAATTTTATGCGCAGCTCTTAGATTATTTAGGTTCACCATTATCTGATAAATTGCTGACAATATCCATTAACGGTACAAATTACACCAACATAACTGATAAAAATGGTTGGGTCAGCTTAAAGATAGACTTAAAGCCAGGATTTTATAACGTGGCCACATCATATGTCTCTGATAATGTATCTGAAAATGCATATAAGACATCTACAATCACTGTACTTTCTACAGTCATTGGTCAAGATTTGGTGAAATACTATATGGATTCTTCACAGTTCAGAGTAAAACTATTGCAGGGTGACGGAACTCCTATTGCTAATAAAAATATTTCAATGAACTTAAGCGGAATATTCTATACATGTTTATCTGATGAGAATGGAACTGCAAGATTGAATATTGATTTGGAGCCTGGAACATATGATATAACAGTTCAGAATCCTTATGACGGGCTGCTTGAATCATTTAATATTACTGTTCTATCATATTCTGTTCTTAAAAATTCCAGTTTCAACGGTGTATTGATAAACACCACATATAAACTTTCTTTGGTTGATGATAATGGTGTGGGAATTGCCAATGCTGCTGTAAATGTGAAGGTCAATGATAAAAATTATAATGTTTCAACTGATGGCAATGGCGATGTATTTATCAATTTAGGTTCAAACGGAGGAATATATGAAATTCATGCTGCATTCAACGGAAACCCAGCTTATAAGGAATCCAGCTTTGATGATACAATAATCATATCAGGTAATCTTACTTATATTTTTGCTTATGATATTGTCAAATATTACAGAAACGGAACCCAGTTCAATGCACAGCTGGTGGATTACTTGGGAAATCCATTGTCTGGAAAAAGAATTAACATAACTATTAATGGACAAGAATATGTCCGTACCAGTGATAAAGGTGGATGGATTACATTTAATATAAATTTAAATCCAGGTAATTATTCAATTGCCTGTGCATATTATGCAGATAATCCTGAAGAGAATTCATTTGCAGTTGCTAAAATTACTGTTCTTCCAGTTATTTTTGGAGATAATCTGGTAAAATACTATAAAAATGATTCTCAATTCTATGTGAAAATTATTGACGGTACTGGTTCTTCTATTGTCGGAAAAAACGTAACTATGAATATCAATGGTGTGTTTTATAATAGGGTTACGAATGATGAAGGTATTGCTCGGTTGAACATCAATCTTGTTCCTGGTGAGTATATTTTAACGGCATATAATCCATACGGCAATTTTGCAGAATCATTTAATATCACAGTTCTTCCAACAATAATGGGTGCAGATATTGTGAAATATTATAAAAATGATACTCAGTATTGTGTGCAATTATTGGATGATAAAGGTAATCCTTTAGTCAATAAGAATGTTACAATGAATATCAATGGAGTATTTTACACACGCACAACTAATGATTTAGGTATTGCTCGTTTGAATATCAATTTGGCTCCGGGGGAGTATATTTTGACTGCAATCCATCCAAACGGCCTTAGAATCACTAACAAAATTACTGTTCTTCATGTGCTGTCTGCTGATGATTTGAAGATGAAATATAGGGACGGAAGCAAATTCAGAATACTTCTTTTGGATGGCAATGGAAAGCCATTTGCTGATAAATCAATTAAATTCAATATTAATGGGGTCTTTTATAATCGTATGACTGATAAAAATGGATTTGCTTATTTAAACATTAATTTGATGGCTGGAAAATATATAATTTCTTCTAGTTATAATGGTTGTACAATTTCAAATACAATTATTATTAATTAG